Proteins encoded in a region of the Acidobacteriota bacterium genome:
- a CDS encoding intradiol ring-cleavage dioxygenase has product MINIQSEGRRGFLRAAAAFAVLPLLPGCRPDVSAQIGGADVRQRLLKNAIADAGCEWCGARDMPENLASKAVIAGPDEEGERLRIGGRVYLHDERTPAPNTLIYLYHTDIEGIYGRGSEHKHGRFRGWLLTDAEGRYEFETIRPAQYPSRRFAAHIHMTVTTPEAKEDWIDSILFEGDQLISSRERESRKGGFNPILTLERSGGVLTGVRDIALPRS; this is encoded by the coding sequence ATGATCAATATCCAAAGTGAAGGGCGTAGGGGTTTTTTGCGTGCTGCGGCGGCATTCGCTGTGCTGCCGCTCTTGCCGGGTTGTCGGCCTGATGTAAGTGCGCAGATCGGAGGCGCTGACGTTCGACAGCGGCTCTTGAAAAATGCGATCGCAGATGCCGGATGCGAGTGGTGCGGTGCCCGCGATATGCCGGAAAATCTTGCTTCAAAGGCCGTCATTGCAGGCCCCGATGAAGAGGGCGAGCGGCTCCGGATCGGCGGCCGCGTTTATCTTCACGATGAGCGAACTCCGGCGCCGAATACGCTGATCTACCTTTATCACACTGACATTGAGGGCATTTACGGACGCGGAAGTGAGCACAAACACGGCCGCTTTCGCGGATGGCTCTTGACCGACGCCGAGGGCAGATATGAATTTGAGACGATCCGCCCGGCCCAGTATCCGAGCCGACGGTTCGCGGCCCATATCCATATGACCGTCACGACGCCCGAGGCCAAAGAGGACTGGATCGATTCGATCTTGTTCGAAGGCGATCAGCTTATCTCATCCCGCGAACGCGAATCGCGAAAGGGCGGCTTTAATCCGATCCTGACGCTCGAGCGAAGCGGCGGCGTGCTTACCGGCGTTCGGGACATTGCATTGCCAAGGTCGTGA
- a CDS encoding GNAT family N-acetyltransferase — protein MIEHFPETERLAFRAFTLDDLPLLIEQRADPEMNRYLGGPERQNTEAITKRFRFYISCYESHGFGMCPVIWKETGEMIGAAGLQPLVGTDDIEVGYSLIPEYWRRGLGLESARAWMDLGFGVHGLERIVAVAHPENAGSRRIMEKLGMTYEKTEEHYGEDCVFYGISRETYLAAG, from the coding sequence ATGATCGAACATTTTCCGGAAACCGAACGACTAGCGTTTCGCGCATTCACCCTCGACGACCTGCCGTTGCTGATCGAACAGCGTGCCGACCCGGAGATGAATCGCTATCTCGGCGGGCCGGAGCGTCAGAACACAGAGGCTATAACTAAACGCTTCCGGTTTTACATATCGTGTTACGAGTCGCACGGTTTCGGGATGTGCCCGGTGATCTGGAAGGAAACGGGCGAGATGATCGGCGCCGCCGGGCTGCAGCCATTGGTCGGGACAGACGATATCGAGGTCGGATACAGCCTGATACCGGAATATTGGCGTCGCGGTCTGGGGTTAGAATCGGCGCGGGCCTGGATGGATCTCGGATTCGGCGTCCACGGCCTCGAACGCATCGTCGCTGTCGCCCACCCGGAGAATGCCGGTTCGCGGCGGATAATGGAAAAGCTCGGAATGACATACGAAAAAACGGAGGAGCATTACGGCGAGGATTGCGTCTTTTATGGCATATCACGAGAGACCTACCTTGCCGCGGGATGA
- a CDS encoding SDR family oxidoreductase has product MKVSLITGASSGIGEAFARRLAAEGHDLLLVARSETKLAALCEELRAADGVSANYVAIDLTDYEADRRLYEETERHGLQVDWLINNAGFGSMGDFIELDLERELEMIGLNVMALVALTHRYLPGMRQRKSGTIINVSSTASYQPVPYMATYAATKAFVTSFSQAIAEENRRDGILVQALCPGPTETAFFDTAKIEPTSMFKQQQTAEDVVEAAMRAVASGKTKAISGWMNRLVATASLMVPDRLITNVVGKAIGPKFRSKK; this is encoded by the coding sequence ATGAAGGTAAGCCTGATCACAGGAGCATCGAGCGGGATCGGCGAAGCATTTGCCCGGAGGCTCGCGGCCGAAGGGCACGACCTGTTGCTGGTTGCTCGGTCCGAGACGAAGCTCGCCGCACTTTGCGAGGAGCTTCGGGCAGCTGACGGTGTCTCGGCAAATTACGTCGCGATCGACCTTACGGATTACGAGGCCGACCGCCGGCTTTATGAAGAAACGGAAAGGCATGGCCTGCAGGTTGATTGGCTTATCAACAACGCCGGGTTCGGTTCGATGGGCGACTTCATTGAGCTCGATCTTGAACGCGAGCTTGAGATGATCGGCCTTAACGTGATGGCCCTCGTGGCTCTTACACATCGTTATTTACCGGGAATGCGGCAGCGGAAAAGCGGGACGATCATCAATGTTTCCTCGACGGCAAGCTATCAGCCGGTTCCCTACATGGCGACATATGCGGCGACAAAGGCTTTTGTGACCTCTTTCTCACAGGCGATCGCGGAAGAGAATCGGCGAGATGGTATTCTGGTGCAGGCACTTTGCCCGGGGCCGACCGAAACGGCCTTTTTTGATACCGCAAAGATCGAACCGACCTCGATGTTCAAACAGCAGCAAACGGCCGAGGATGTCGTCGAAGCCGCGATGCGGGCGGTCGCAAGCGGCAAGACAAAGGCGATCTCGGGCTGGATGAACAGATTGGTCGCCACCGCGAGCCTGATGGTGCCGGACAGGCTGATCACGAACGTCGTCGGGAAGGCGATCGGGCCAAAGTTTCGAAGCAAGAAATGA
- a CDS encoding MBL fold metallo-hydrolase, protein MRFTVLGSGSTGNAVLISSDRTNVLVDAGLSAREIVRRLGEVGVSPESLDGVLITHEHSDHAGGLRVLLRSIACRVFISGETEAAFYSTRRGIQNGDSEGIKRQDALKERTVAIESDAEFRIGDIDFEPFTVPHDAADNFGFVARSAGVRVATLMDFGHFTPLMKEKLRGCDAVVIESNHSRDMLSACPVYSWDLKQRIAGKTGHLSNEDLADWLENDFDGSARDIVLAHLSQRANDPSLARITAESALAARSPLFKSDVKVSISQPKSPMPWFTF, encoded by the coding sequence ATGAGATTTACCGTACTTGGCAGCGGCTCGACCGGCAACGCAGTGCTGATCTCCAGCGATCGGACCAACGTCCTCGTTGACGCCGGCCTGAGCGCACGTGAGATCGTTCGGCGGCTTGGCGAGGTCGGCGTCTCGCCTGAATCGCTTGACGGAGTCCTGATCACCCACGAGCACTCCGACCATGCCGGGGGCCTTCGGGTTCTACTTCGCTCGATAGCGTGCCGCGTGTTCATTTCGGGTGAAACTGAAGCTGCTTTTTACTCAACCCGTCGCGGAATACAGAACGGCGATAGTGAAGGCATAAAGCGACAAGACGCTTTGAAAGAGCGAACTGTTGCGATCGAATCCGACGCCGAGTTCCGCATCGGCGATATAGATTTCGAGCCATTCACCGTGCCCCATGATGCCGCCGACAACTTCGGATTTGTCGCACGCTCGGCTGGCGTTCGGGTTGCAACGCTGATGGACTTTGGCCATTTCACGCCGCTAATGAAGGAAAAACTTCGCGGGTGCGATGCCGTTGTGATCGAATCGAACCACAGCCGTGATATGCTTAGCGCGTGTCCGGTCTATTCATGGGACCTCAAGCAACGGATCGCTGGGAAAACGGGCCATCTCTCAAACGAGGATCTCGCCGATTGGCTTGAGAACGACTTTGACGGCTCTGCCCGCGATATAGTGCTTGCCCATCTTTCACAGCGTGCGAACGACCCCTCGCTTGCCCGCATTACGGCTGAATCGGCACTCGCGGCCCGGTCGCCGCTCTTCAAGAGCGACGTCAAGGTCTCGATCTCGCAGCCAAAATCGCCGATGCCCTGGTTCACTTTTTAA
- a CDS encoding rod shape-determining protein: MAFKSLFSLFSSDLAIDLGTANTLVYAKGRGIVVSEPSIVAINKVTNQVEAVGRDAKEMLGRTPGNIVAIRPMKDGVIANFEVTEKMLQHFIRKAHNGKSWVRPRVVIGIPSEITQVERRAVEDSAYRAKASEVYLVEEAMAAAIGAGLPITEPHGNMVVDIGGGTTDIAVISLSGIVYSRAVRVAGNEMDESITQYIKRKYNLLIGERTAEAIKIALGSAFPLDEPLSMDVRGRNLIEGIPKTITMTDEEIREALSDSVSTIINAVRVALERTPPELSADIVERGIVLTGGGALLKNLDKRLMIETGLPVMIADDPLSSVVLGTGKMLSDIELLKRVKWDNSLMTGS; the protein is encoded by the coding sequence ATGGCATTTAAGTCTTTATTTAGTTTATTTTCCAGCGATCTTGCGATCGACCTTGGCACGGCAAACACGCTCGTCTACGCTAAGGGCCGCGGAATCGTCGTCAGCGAACCTTCGATCGTCGCGATCAACAAGGTTACGAATCAGGTCGAAGCCGTCGGCCGCGACGCGAAAGAGATGCTTGGCCGCACGCCGGGCAACATCGTCGCCATCCGCCCAATGAAGGACGGCGTTATCGCCAACTTTGAGGTGACGGAGAAGATGCTTCAGCATTTCATCCGCAAGGCGCACAACGGCAAGTCGTGGGTTCGGCCGCGGGTCGTGATCGGCATTCCGTCTGAGATCACGCAGGTCGAGCGACGTGCGGTCGAGGATTCCGCATATCGGGCGAAGGCATCGGAGGTCTATCTGGTCGAGGAAGCAATGGCGGCCGCGATCGGTGCCGGCCTGCCCATCACCGAACCGCACGGCAACATGGTCGTCGATATCGGTGGCGGAACGACTGACATCGCCGTTATCTCGCTTTCCGGCATCGTTTATTCGCGTGCCGTCCGCGTTGCGGGCAACGAGATGGACGAGTCGATAACGCAGTACATCAAGCGAAAGTACAACCTGCTGATCGGCGAGCGAACGGCCGAAGCGATCAAGATCGCGCTTGGCAGTGCCTTTCCGCTCGATGAGCCGCTTTCGATGGACGTCCGCGGCCGAAACCTGATCGAAGGCATCCCGAAGACCATCACCATGACCGACGAAGAGATCCGCGAGGCCCTTTCGGATTCGGTCTCGACGATCATAAACGCCGTCCGCGTCGCTCTTGAACGAACGCCGCCGGAGCTTTCGGCCGACATCGTCGAACGCGGCATCGTCCTTACGGGCGGCGGCGCATTGCTCAAGAATCTTGATAAGCGGCTGATGATCGAGACCGGACTTCCGGTAATGATCGCCGATGATCCGCTCTCCTCGGTCGTGCTCGGAACGGGCAAGATGCTCTCCGATATTGAGCTCCTCAAGCGGGTGAAATGGGACAACTCGCTGATGACGGGTAGTTAA
- the mreC gene encoding rod shape-determining protein MreC: MVERSQTEVWRLTPWLVIFLLLGNFILMVFNARVEGGERVIKVWALTAADFVQSPVTTISSGVSNYFTSFAELRSAQDENTQLKERVQELEVEIKGRSDLESENERLRQLLDLKEKSKYRVLSARIIGRDPSAWFNSAVINRGSLDGIALNMPVVTDGGLVGRVTAVGPLTAQVDLITHDKSGLGAVIGEIGNSNALGVVSGTGKTDVIEMRYVSGSIEVSPGQVVFTTGQDGIYPDGLKVGEIVEVISGSATVPHRIFIKPAAGLGSMQEVGVLLYEPEQKPDFESSLSPGERTNRRQGTTP; the protein is encoded by the coding sequence ATGGTTGAACGAAGTCAAACAGAGGTCTGGAGATTGACGCCGTGGCTCGTCATCTTTCTACTTCTGGGTAATTTTATCTTGATGGTGTTCAACGCCCGCGTCGAAGGCGGCGAGCGGGTTATTAAGGTATGGGCTCTGACGGCCGCCGATTTCGTTCAGTCACCGGTTACGACGATCAGCTCCGGGGTCTCGAACTATTTCACATCATTTGCCGAACTCAGATCGGCGCAGGACGAAAACACCCAGCTAAAGGAGCGCGTTCAAGAGCTTGAGGTCGAGATCAAAGGACGGTCCGACCTTGAATCCGAGAATGAAAGACTTCGGCAATTGCTCGATCTGAAAGAAAAGAGCAAGTACCGTGTGCTCTCGGCCCGCATCATTGGCCGCGACCCTTCCGCCTGGTTCAACTCGGCGGTGATCAATCGCGGAAGCCTAGATGGCATCGCTCTCAATATGCCGGTGGTGACGGATGGCGGATTGGTCGGCCGAGTAACGGCCGTCGGGCCGCTGACGGCACAGGTCGATCTGATCACCCACGACAAATCGGGCCTAGGGGCGGTCATCGGTGAGATCGGAAACTCGAATGCGCTCGGCGTTGTCAGCGGAACTGGCAAAACGGATGTGATCGAAATGCGATATGTTTCGGGAAGCATTGAGGTTTCGCCGGGGCAGGTCGTCTTCACGACCGGGCAAGACGGCATTTATCCGGATGGTTTGAAGGTCGGGGAAATTGTCGAGGTCATCTCGGGCTCGGCAACGGTGCCGCATCGGATATTCATTAAGCCGGCCGCCGGGCTCGGGTCTATGCAAGAAGTCGGCGTATTGCTTTATGAGCCCGAGCAGAAACCGGATTTTGAGAGCTCGCTCTCACCGGGCGAGAGGACGAACAGGCGGCAGGGCACAACGCCCTAG
- the mreD gene encoding rod shape-determining protein MreD, with product MEQVKVTIALILAVLAQWSLRNVAEPFAYVDFPLIIIVFAALQRNSMRAIIYGTLAGLAVDALSSGLLGANGFTKTLVAFMVAELARRVYLDNLFLRMFVIAGACLIDDLAYYGLHQLLGVPPSAPLVTTVAYSFIGTLIAGTIIFFVLDYASSDRLRPRRRETLSPRRQSRRRNPIKLNR from the coding sequence ATGGAACAGGTCAAGGTCACCATTGCATTGATACTTGCCGTACTGGCACAATGGTCGCTCCGTAATGTCGCGGAGCCCTTCGCCTATGTCGATTTCCCGCTGATCATAATCGTTTTCGCCGCCCTGCAGCGAAACTCGATGCGTGCGATCATTTACGGCACCCTCGCCGGGCTCGCCGTCGATGCTCTCAGCAGCGGACTTCTCGGGGCGAACGGCTTTACCAAAACGCTTGTCGCTTTTATGGTCGCGGAGCTTGCCCGGCGAGTCTATCTGGACAACCTATTCTTGCGGATGTTCGTCATAGCGGGAGCGTGTTTGATCGACGACCTCGCTTATTATGGGTTGCATCAGTTGCTCGGGGTTCCGCCCTCGGCTCCTCTGGTAACGACCGTGGCGTATTCATTCATCGGAACCCTGATCGCCGGAACGATAATCTTTTTCGTATTGGATTACGCTTCATCGGATCGGCTCCGGCCGCGTCGGCGCGAGACACTTTCACCACGCAGGCAATCTCGGCGACGGAATCCGATAAAACTGAACCGATAA
- the mrdA gene encoding penicillin-binding protein 2, with protein sequence MKLHEQSQNLGLRIVTIQVVAFILLAVLGVRLYYLQIVRGEHFQERAENQRIRLIPIPAPRGAIFDRNGNILVDSRPTFNIVISKEPLKTIDTDERIPEYSRGLSLEPQVVTERLNAINKQTDFETLILKDNASMQDIAWVEAHSLEYPELRVELQPQRFYPHGKYMAHILGYVGEISPKQLESERWAGLRPGDIIGKGGLEEYYDEFLRGRPGYRKVIVDSRGRIQSEIEVVPPQAGQDMVSTIDLDVQMAAERQIENSASKRGTILAMDSRNGEMLAMASQPSFDPNIFVQGSKTREGRKQIAEYWQDEERPLYNRAIQGRYPPGSTWKIPMSVGGFQSGAMTESSNAFACGGGIQIGSKFTKCMGNHGTPTLIPAISRSCNGYYYRLGLKMEIEGIIDMIETFEYDRRTGIDLPNEKIGQTPKSWRPIVEKREGRWPDIRTVYASIGQDTVVVTPISLIRTISAVGMFGRMYVPHFLKEFRPIVGTEHFDERPGFGFQRPEPKIIEMTPGQQKMIAQGMADAVTGGTARVVNIPGFDVAAKTGTAQDGDPKAGRKDHAWIVTYAPAFNPEIAVIGLIENVGFGGTHAGPAVKGVYEAYLAKKNPQPAEPTEVAKR encoded by the coding sequence ATGAAGCTGCACGAACAATCGCAGAATTTGGGGTTGAGGATCGTGACGATCCAGGTCGTCGCATTCATTTTGCTCGCCGTTCTCGGCGTGCGTTTGTATTATTTGCAGATAGTCCGCGGGGAACACTTTCAAGAGCGGGCCGAGAATCAGAGAATACGTTTGATCCCGATCCCGGCACCTCGGGGAGCGATCTTTGACCGAAACGGCAACATCCTTGTGGATTCGCGGCCGACCTTTAACATCGTCATCTCAAAAGAGCCGCTCAAGACCATCGACACCGATGAACGGATTCCGGAGTATTCTCGCGGCCTTAGCCTCGAACCGCAGGTGGTCACCGAGCGGCTCAACGCCATCAACAAACAGACGGATTTTGAGACGCTGATCCTAAAGGACAATGCTTCTATGCAGGATATCGCCTGGGTCGAGGCGCATTCGCTTGAGTATCCGGAGCTTCGCGTCGAGCTTCAGCCGCAGCGATTTTACCCGCATGGCAAGTACATGGCGCATATTCTCGGCTACGTCGGCGAGATAAGCCCGAAGCAACTCGAATCCGAACGTTGGGCAGGCCTGCGACCGGGAGACATTATCGGCAAGGGCGGCCTTGAGGAGTATTACGACGAGTTCCTTCGCGGGCGGCCCGGCTACAGGAAAGTGATCGTTGACAGCCGCGGGCGCATTCAAAGCGAGATCGAGGTCGTGCCTCCGCAGGCCGGGCAGGACATGGTATCGACCATCGATCTTGACGTCCAGATGGCGGCGGAGCGGCAGATCGAGAACTCTGCTTCAAAGCGCGGCACCATCCTTGCGATGGATTCACGAAACGGCGAGATGCTGGCAATGGCCTCGCAGCCGTCATTCGACCCGAACATCTTCGTTCAGGGAAGCAAGACGCGTGAAGGCCGGAAGCAGATAGCGGAATATTGGCAGGACGAGGAACGGCCGCTATACAACCGTGCGATACAGGGCCGCTACCCACCGGGTTCGACTTGGAAGATCCCAATGTCTGTTGGCGGCTTCCAATCGGGCGCTATGACCGAGTCGAGCAATGCTTTTGCCTGCGGCGGCGGCATTCAGATCGGCAGCAAGTTCACTAAGTGTATGGGCAACCACGGCACGCCCACGCTGATTCCGGCCATCTCGCGTTCGTGTAACGGATATTACTACCGGCTCGGCCTAAAGATGGAGATCGAAGGCATCATCGATATGATCGAGACCTTTGAGTACGACCGCCGGACCGGCATCGACCTGCCAAACGAGAAGATCGGCCAAACGCCGAAGAGTTGGCGGCCGATCGTCGAGAAACGCGAAGGACGCTGGCCGGACATCCGTACAGTTTACGCTTCCATAGGGCAGGACACGGTCGTCGTTACGCCGATCTCGCTCATCCGAACGATCTCCGCGGTCGGGATGTTCGGGCGGATGTATGTCCCGCATTTTCTAAAAGAATTCAGGCCGATCGTCGGCACCGAGCACTTTGACGAGAGACCCGGCTTCGGCTTTCAACGTCCGGAACCGAAGATCATCGAAATGACGCCCGGTCAGCAAAAAATGATCGCCCAAGGCATGGCGGATGCGGTAACGGGAGGAACGGCAAGGGTCGTCAATATCCCTGGGTTTGATGTCGCCGCCAAGACGGGCACGGCACAGGACGGCGACCCGAAAGCCGGCAGGAAAGACCACGCCTGGATAGTTACGTATGCCCCGGCCTTTAATCCGGAGATCGCGGTCATTGGGCTGATCGAGAACGTCGGCTTCGGCGGGACCCACGCCGGCCCGGCTGTCAAGGGCGTTTATGAGGCATATCTGGCCAAAAAGAATCCGCAGCCAGCGGAGCCGACCGAGGTTGCAAAAAGATAG